A genome region from Erigeron canadensis isolate Cc75 chromosome 3, C_canadensis_v1, whole genome shotgun sequence includes the following:
- the LOC122591635 gene encoding uncharacterized protein LOC122591635 — MAPKKTTKAQTLSSAQIERLVAQRVAAAIATYEANRNTGEAEGSGNGGGQANVLKGCTYRDFTLCKPLNFEGTAGTIGLLRGCEKIESVFRISECPDECKVKYATCTLQGGALSWWNLHAHTVGVDAAYALTWEELKEKMRAKYCPRIEIQKLEAEFWNLTTKGLDVSAYTTGFHELALVYPTMVTSSKPTDIKSAVEMTHSLADQMKRQGEREDRIALPSAFDHKRKWDEGSSRNQAQQPPKRAEAVKAYTVAPTAKKGYNGASPYCNKCRSHHRGPCMPPCGRCKRTGHTIQNCRAPNLVVNNNNVVQKGCYECGNEGHMKRDCPRLRNQNNNNNHQARGRAFVIQAGEARQDPNIVTGMFFLENLLDFVLFDSGADLSFISNRIIQLLSTSPAPLDDAYSIELANGKEFKADSIIRECTLTLADKLFHIDLIPVEIGSFDIIIGMDWLSKHKAEIVCHEKVVRIPLEGGDVLIIQGERCGVGINLISCMKTQKYLRKGYDAILAHVTTKEPKEKRLEDVPIAREFPEVFPEDLPRLPPIRQVEFQVDLVPGATPVARAPYRLAPSQMKELSTQLQELLDKGFIRPSSSPWGAPVLFVKKKDGSFRMCIDYR, encoded by the coding sequence ATGGCACCAAAGAAAACAACTAAGGCACAAACGTTGAGTTCGGCGCAAATTGAGAGACTCGTAGCACAACGAGTTGCGGCCGCCATAGCTACTTATGAGGCCAACCGGAATACCGGAGAAGCCGAAGGAAGTGGCAATGGTGGAGGACAAGCTAATGTTCTAAAGGGTTGCACCTATAGGGACTTTACCTTGTGCAAACCGCTAAACTTTGAGGGTACCGCAGGAACCATTGGATTGCTCCGAGGGTGTGAAAAGATTGAATCAGTCTTCCGCATTAGCGAATGTCCAGATGAGTGTAAGGTGAAGTACGCGACGTGCACCCTCCAGGGTGGAGCTTTATCTTGGTGGAATTTGCATGCCCACACTGTTGGAGTCGATGCAGCGTACGCACTTACTTGGGAGGAACTCAAAGAGAAGATGCGGGCAAAGTATTGCCCAAGGATTGAGATCCAAAAACTGGAAGCCGAGTTTTGGAATTTGACGACCAAAGGCTTGGACGTATCGGCATATACAACAGGGTTCCATGAGTTGGCTCTAGTTTATCCAACCATGGTAACCTCTTCCAAGCCCACCGACATCAAGAGTGCCGTTGAGATGACGCATAGTTTGGCCGATCAGATGAAGAGGCAAGGTGAAAGGGAAGATAGGATTGCCCTTCCTAGCGCTTTTGACCATAAGAGAAAGTGGGACGAAGGGTCGTCCAGAAATCAAGCCCAACAACCACCGAAGAGGGCCGAAGCGGTGAAGGCTTATACCGTGGCACCAACTGCCAAGAAAGGATACAATGGAGCTAGCCCATACTGTAACAAGTGTCGCTCTCATCATCGCGGACCTTGTATGCCACCTTGTGGACGGTGCAAGAGGACTGGTCACACGATTCAAAATTGTAGGGCTCCAAATCTGGTGGTGAATAACAACAATGTGGTGCAAAAGGGGTGTTATGAATGTGGAAATGAGGGGCACATGAAGAGGGATTGCCCAAGACTTAGGAaccaaaacaacaacaacaaccatcaAGCCCGTGGAAGAGCCTTTGTCATTCAAGCGGGAGAAGCTCGCCAAGACCCGAACATTGTGACGGGTATGTTTTTCCTTGAAAACCTACTAGATTTCGTTTTATTTGATAGCGGTGCCGATTTAAGCtttatatcaaatagaattatTCAATTATTATCTACGTCCCCCGCGCCGTTAGACGATGCCTATTCTATAGAGCTCGCTAACGGGAAAGAATTCAAAGCCGATAGCATAATACGTGAGTGTACTTTGACCTTAGCCGACAAACTCTTTCACATAGATCTAATTCCCGTCGAAATTGGAAGCTTTGACATCATCATCGGCATGGATTGGTTGTCCAAGCATAAGGCCGAGATTGTATGTCATGAAAAGGTTGTTCGTATTCCGTTAGAGGGAGGAGACGTTTTGATCATTCAAGGAGAAAGGTGTGGTGTAGGAATTAATCTCATTTCGTGCATGAAGACTCAAAAGTACCTACGAAAGGGGTATGATGCGATATTAGCTCATGTGACGACGAAGGAACCCAAAGAGAAACGACTTGAAGATGTGCCCATTGCACGAGAATTTCCCGAAGTATTTCCCGAGGACTTACCCAGACTTCCTCCGATTCGTCAAGTGGAATTTCAAGTAGACTTAGTGCCCGGTGCCACTCCAGTGGCACGTGCCCCATACCGTTTAGCTCCATCCCAAATGAAAGAGCTCTCGACTCAATTGCAAGAACTCTTAGATAAAGGATTCATCCGACCAAGTTCTTCGCCATGGGGAGCTCCGGttctttttgtcaagaaaaaggACGGATCTTTTCGGATGTGTATAGATTATCGTTAG
- the LOC122591636 gene encoding uncharacterized protein LOC122591636: MLGGFVILRKLIGSENCYQITKSLFYVCRKLIIVIHTLTYLWNNNPFNVSGVEAQGRSGGIISIWDLSIFKVSNTLKLQNAVVLSGYITGDTTIINIANVYAPQGINEKKDLWDQLGHIKESKPGLWIMLGDFNEVRIPSDKKNSIFNRYGATEFISFIDDANMLEYNMGGYKYTFSLENGAKMNLDGVVLEAYSKPVKHGRPDYMLHSKLKNIKFVIKEWMGKEKEMEGSRMVELEKCLDELELVEESRDLTYIEIEKKIKEKKYMMELENAKRLDIKQKARIKWAIDGEENTSFFHGCINARIMNNKVHGIWLNNSWIDDPQEIKKEAAAYFSKKFREPLVKRPKLVCGDIKKLSNQEARDLIAPFKMEEIKRAVWDCGSNKALGPDGFYFAFIKRYWDIF; this comes from the exons ATGCTAGGAGGCTTTGTGATCCTAAGAAAGTTGATTGGATCCGAAAATTGTTATCAGATAACAAAATCTCTTTTTTATGTATGCAGGAAACTCATCATAGTAATACATACTCTAACTTATCTTTGGAACAATAATCCCTTTAATGTTTCGGGGGTTGAGGCGCAAGGCAGATCAGGAGGTATCATTAGCATTTGGGACCTTTCCATATTTAAAGTGTCAAACACTTTGAAGTTACAAAATGCAGTGGTTTTGTCCGGGTACATAACGGGTGACACTACAATTATCAACATTGCAAATGTCTATGCCCCGCAAGGAATAAACGAGAAAAAGGATCTCTGGGATCAGTTGGGCCACATCAAAGAATCAAAACCTGGCCTATGGATCATGCTAGGAGATTTCAATGAAGTCAGAATACCTTCTGACAAGAAAAATTCAATCTTTAATAGGTATGGTGCGACGGAATTTATATCTTTCATTGACGATGCCAATATGTTAGAATACAACATGGGTGGATACAAGTACACTTTCTCATTAGAAAATGGTGCTAAAATGA ACCTTGATGGTGTGGTGTTGGAAGCTTATTCTAAGCCGGTTAAACATGGAAGGCCTGACTACATGTTACACTCCAAATTGAAAAACATTAAGTTTGTGATTAAAGAATGGatgggaaaagaaaaagaaatggaaGGTAGTCGAATGGTGGAGCTGGAAAAATGTTTAGATGAGCTTGAATTAGTGGAGGAGTCTAGAGATCTAACTTATATTGAGATTGAGAAaaagataaaggaaaaaaaatatatgatggaACTAGAAAATGCCAAAAGACTCGACATCAAACAGAAAGCAAGGATAAAATGGGCCATTGATGGGGAAGAAAACACCTCTTTCTTCCACGGGTGCATAAATGCCAGGATTATGAACAACAAAGTTCATGGCATTTGGCTAAATAATTCGTGGATAGATGATCCGCAGGAGATCAAGAAAGAAGCAGCCGCCTACTTTTCAAAGAAGTTTAGAGAACCATTGGTGAAGAGGCCAAAACTTGTATGTGGGGACATAAAAAAGCTGTCAAATCAGGAAGCTAGAGATCTGATCGCTCCTTTCAAAATGGAAGAAATCAAAAGAGCAGTTTGGGATTGCGGGAGTAACAAAGCTCTAGGACCAGACGGGTTCTACTTCGCCTTTATAAAAAGGTACTGGGACATTTTTTAG